From Vitis vinifera cultivar Pinot Noir 40024 chromosome 3, ASM3070453v1, the proteins below share one genomic window:
- the LOC100267581 gene encoding probable carboxylesterase 2 — MDSSDNSELTFNFPPFLRVFKDGRVERFLGNDTVPPSLNVENGVHSKDIVIEPETGISARLYIPKITYPSQKLPLLIYFHGGGFCIETSSSPTYHNYLDSLVAEGNVVAVSVNYRRAPEDPLPVAYDDCWTAFKWVVSHSNSQGLEPWLNDHADFNHLFLAGDDAGANLAHNMAIRAGTRVNELGGVKVSGIILVHPYFWGKDPIGSEMNDLQKKARVDTLWHFVCPTTSGCDDPLINPATDPQLRSLGCQKVLIFLAEKDMLRDRGWFYYETLGKSGWDGVVDLTEAEAEDHVFHIFKPTCEKAVAMRKRMALFLNPQNFN, encoded by the coding sequence aTGGATTCAAGCGACAATTCTGAACTGACCTTCAATTTCCCACCTTTTCTCCGAGTTTTCAAGGATGGTAGAGTAGAGAGGTTCCTGGGAAACGACACCGTTCCGCCTTCTCTCAATGTCGAGAACGGCGTCCACTCCAAAGACATCGTGATTGAACCAGAAACTGGCATCTCCGCCAGGCTTTACATCCCTAAAATCACTTACCCATCTCAGAAGCTACCCCTTTTAATCTACTTCCACGGCGGAGGTTTCTGCATCGAAACCTCCTCTTCTCCCACATATCACAACTATCTGGACTCCCTCGTCGCCGAAGGTAACGTCGTCGCCGTCTCCGTCAATTACAGAAGAGCCCCGGAAGACCCTCTCCCTGTTGCCTACGACGATTGCTGGACTGCATTTAAATGGGTCGTTTCCCACTCTAACAGCCAAGGCCTAGAGCCTTGGCTCAACGACCACGCCGATTTCAACCACCTCTTCCTCGCCGGCGACGATGCCGGAGCAAACCTCGCCCACAACATGGCCATACGAGCCGGGACTCGAGTCAACGAACTGGGTGGCGTCAAGGTCTCAGGAATCATTCTGGTTCATCCATATTTCTGGGGCAAAGACCCAATAGGCTCAGAGATGAACGACCTGCAGAAGAAGGCTCGCGTGGATACTCTGTGGCATTTCGTGTGTCCGACGACGAGTGGGTGCGACGACCCCCTGATAAATCCGGCGACTGATCCGCAACTGAGGAGCTTGGGCTGCCAAAAGGTTCTGATTTTTCTGGCTGAAAAGGATATGTTGAGGGATAGAGGGTGGTTTTACTATGAGACGTTGGGAAAGTCTGGGTGGGATGGTGTTGTGGACTTGACGGAGGCTGAAGCAGAGGACCATGTTTTTCATATCTTCAAACCCACCTGTGAAAAGGCCGTGGCTATGCGCAAACGAATGGCTTTGTTCTTGAATCCCCAGAATTTCAATTGA
- the LOC100257314 gene encoding probable carboxylesterase 2: MDSTTAEVAYYFAPFLRVYTDGLVERLLGTDVVPPAMNSETGVSTKDVVIAPETGVSARLFKPNSVNPEKRLPLLVYFHGGGFSLCSPYCSIYHNYLTSLVLEADIIAVSVAYRLAPENPVPAAYEDSWAALQWVVSHCNGQGSEPWLKDHADFQRVFLAGDSAGGNISHNLAVQAGVEGLGGVKLQGICVVHPYFGRKSEDDVGKVDDNASGGRPDVRPGVDNRWLYVCPTTSGFNDPRYNPAADERLWRLGCSKVLVCVAEKDALRERGWFYYETLGKSGWSGEVEIMETEGEGHVFHLFKPSCERAVTLMKRIVSFINHE, encoded by the coding sequence ATGGATTCAACTACTGCTGAAGTTGCATACTACTTTGCCCCATTTCTCCGGGTATACACAGATGGCCTTGTAGAGAGGTTGCTCGGCACAGATGTAGTTCCACCGGCAATGAATTCGGAAACCGGGGTTTCCACCAAGGACGTTGTGATCGCACCTGAAACTGGCGTATCGGCACGTCTGTTCAAGCCGAACTCCGTTAACCCAGAGAAAAGGCTTCCTCTACTAGTTTACTTCCATGGCGGAGGCTTCTCCCTATGCTCCCCTTACTGCTCCATATACCATAATTACCTTACTTCTCTAGTCCTCGAAGCTGACATCATTGCAGTGTCTGTTGCCTACAGACTAGCCCCTGAAAACCCTGTCCCTGCAGCTTATGAAGATTCATGGGCTGCGCTTCAGTGGGTGGTTTCCCATTGTAATGGGCAAGGCTCCGAACCTTGGCTGAAAGACCACGCTGATTTTCAGCGAGTTTTTTTGGCTGGAGACAGTGCAGGAGGCAATATTTCACACAACTTGGCTGTACAAGCCGGGGTTGAAGGGCTGGGTGGTGTGAAGCTGCAAGGAATTTGTGTAGTTCATCCATATTTTGGGAGAAAATCAGAAGATGATGTTGGCAAGGTTGATGACAATGCCAGTGGTGGTCGACCGGACGTGAGGCCCGGTGTGGATAACAGGTGGCTTTATGTGTGTCCAACAACTAGTGGGTTCAATGACCCAAGGTACAATCCGGCGGCTGATGAGAGGTTATGGAGGCTAGGGTGCAGTAAGGTTCTGGTTTGTGTTGCAGAGAAGGATGCGCTGAGGGAAAGAGGGTGGTTTTATTATGAGACATTGGGTAAGAGTGGTTGGAGTGGAGAGGTGGAGATTATGGAGACAGAGGGGGAGGGGCATGTGTTTCATTTGTTCAAGCCTAGTTGTGAAAGGGCCGTGACCCTGATGAAAAGGATCGTCTCTTTCATCAATCATGAATAA
- the LOC100262425 gene encoding probable carboxylesterase 12 produces MDPKATEIAHDFPPFLRAYTDGRVERFFGTDVVPPSVDSETGVSTKDVAIAPERGVSARIFKPNTINPDQKLPLLIYYHGGALCLGSPYCTIYHNYVTSLVAEANIIAVSVDYRLAPEHPVPVPHEDSWAATQWVVSHSLGQGPEAWLNDHSDFKRVFLAGDSGGANIAHNMAARAGVEGLGGVKLSGICLLHPYFGRREADCDSRGDGDSLVDKKPGVDNRWLFVCPTTSGINDPIINPAADQNLRKLGCSKVLVCVAEKDGLRKRGWFYYEVLGKSGWGGALEIVETEGEDHVFFLFKPGCEKAVALMKRLASFMNQD; encoded by the coding sequence atggaTCCAAAAGCAACTGAAATAGCTCACGATTTTCCACCGTTTCTCCGAGCATACACAGATGGGCGGGTGGAGAGGTTTTTCGGCACCGACGTGGTTCCACCGTCGGTCGATTCTGAAACTGGGGTTTCCACCAAAGACGTTGCAATTGCACCTGAAAGAGGCGTATCTGCGCGTATCTTCAAGCCAAACACCATCAATCCAGACCAGAAGCTCCCTCTGCTGATCTACTACCATGGCGGAGCCCTCTGCCTGGGCTCTCCCTACTGCACCATATACCACAACTACGTCACTTCTCTTGTCGCTGAAGCAAACATCATTGCAGTGTCTGTTGATTACAGACTGGCACCTGAACATCCCGTCCCCGTACCTCATGAAGATTCATGGGCTGCAACCCAGTGGGTGGTTTCCCATAGTCTTGGGCAAGGCCCTGAAGCCTGGCTGAATGATCATTCTGATTTCAAGCGAGTTTTTCTTGCCGGAGACAGCGGCGGAGCCAATATTGCCCACAACATGGCTGCAAGAGCTGGGGTTGAAGGATTGGGTGGTGTGAAGCTGTCAGGAATTTGTCTACTTCATCCATATTTCGGCCGGAGAGAAGCTGATTGTGATAGCCGTGGTGACGGTGACAGCCTCGTCGATAAGAAGCCAGGTGTGGATAACAGGTGGCTTTTTGTGTGTCCAACCACGAGCGGGATAAACGACCCAATAATAAACCCGGCAGCAGACCAGAATTTACGAAAATTAGGGTGCAGTAAGGTGCTGGTTTGTGTAGCAGAGAAGGATGGACTGAGAAAAAGGGGGTGGTTTTATTATGAGGTATTGGGTAAAAGTGGTTGGGGTGGGGCGTTGGAGATTGTGGAGACGGAAGGAGAAGAtcatgtgttttttttgttcaaGCCTGGTTGTGAGAAGGCTGTGGCTTTGATGAAAAGGCTGGCCTCTTTTATGAATCAAGACTAG